In Pseudothermotoga sp., a genomic segment contains:
- the dnaG gene encoding DNA primase, whose protein sequence is MEQSNQGSGTSTGIHTMVSRDLVERIKQSIDIVELVSQYVSLQKVGSSYRGLCPFHAEKTPSFFVNPTLKLYHCFGCGAAGDVIKFLQEIEHISFQEALERLAKMVGIELKLSATQSEKDLYTEYLTKVFLEYKKQLEKSKQALEYLNKRGFSESEVKTYEFGYCPNDSRIAQKIAQILSIPMEKSLQYGLYKPSNGVDLFEGRLIIPIKDEVGKIIAFAGRSLDDREPKYLNSPETKFFSKKSVLFMFDSAKKAIKALDFVVVCEGYFDALAFHRSGITNSVAVLGTNLTKEHVSKLVPLSKNVILCFDNDEAGIKATLRSLKTLIESSFDVAVVKLSEKDPDEVHKKYGSEGLRKALSEAIPFEEYLAEVYEKFFNITTSAGLEKYINALRNWAQILLRDRRMDRYESLVEATSRKTRLSVAQLNEMFRLQNPVAVKTLRSSLPSEDDYIIYLYITAEKFREEIDKIDFSLISENARRLLEFLRQGKDVSELSSDLREYAFSVLARIPEGDPEKMFNDVKRRYLRKVIEKELLQIDSKLTFCQSHEERAYLLKRRLELVSQIRSLGGERNGT, encoded by the coding sequence GTGGAGCAGTCAAACCAAGGCAGTGGTACTTCTACAGGTATCCACACAATGGTGAGTAGGGATCTGGTAGAAAGGATCAAACAGTCCATTGACATCGTCGAACTCGTTTCTCAGTATGTATCTCTACAAAAAGTTGGTTCCAGCTACAGGGGGTTATGTCCGTTTCACGCTGAGAAGACCCCATCTTTTTTCGTGAACCCAACACTCAAACTCTACCACTGCTTTGGTTGTGGTGCAGCGGGTGATGTAATCAAATTTCTACAAGAGATAGAGCACATTTCGTTTCAAGAGGCACTCGAAAGACTCGCAAAGATGGTGGGTATTGAATTGAAGTTATCAGCGACTCAATCTGAAAAGGATCTTTATACTGAATATTTAACTAAAGTGTTTCTGGAATACAAGAAACAACTTGAAAAAAGCAAGCAAGCGCTTGAATATCTCAATAAGAGAGGTTTCTCTGAGAGTGAAGTAAAAACTTATGAATTTGGCTATTGTCCTAATGATTCCCGCATTGCTCAAAAAATCGCACAGATTTTATCAATACCAATGGAGAAATCACTCCAGTATGGGCTTTACAAACCTAGCAATGGTGTCGATCTTTTTGAAGGCCGATTGATAATCCCTATAAAAGACGAGGTTGGGAAGATAATCGCCTTCGCGGGTAGGAGTTTGGACGATCGAGAGCCTAAGTATTTGAACTCTCCAGAAACTAAGTTTTTTTCAAAAAAGTCTGTGCTGTTCATGTTTGACTCAGCTAAGAAGGCGATCAAAGCACTAGATTTTGTTGTTGTCTGTGAAGGTTACTTTGATGCCCTAGCGTTTCATAGATCAGGCATCACCAACTCTGTTGCCGTTTTGGGTACGAACTTGACGAAGGAGCACGTATCAAAGCTCGTACCCCTGAGTAAGAACGTAATCTTATGTTTTGACAACGATGAGGCTGGAATCAAAGCCACATTGAGATCACTCAAAACCTTGATCGAATCTTCTTTCGACGTGGCAGTAGTGAAACTTTCTGAGAAAGACCCAGATGAGGTTCACAAAAAGTACGGTTCCGAAGGTTTGAGGAAAGCTCTTTCAGAAGCGATACCGTTCGAAGAGTATTTAGCCGAAGTGTACGAGAAGTTCTTCAACATTACTACGAGTGCCGGTCTAGAGAAGTATATTAATGCCTTGAGGAATTGGGCACAGATCCTTTTGAGGGACAGAAGGATGGATAGATATGAAAGTCTCGTAGAAGCCACTTCGAGGAAGACTAGATTGTCTGTAGCACAGTTGAACGAGATGTTCAGGCTCCAAAATCCCGTGGCAGTCAAAACTTTGAGGTCATCCCTTCCAAGTGAAGATGACTACATAATCTATTTGTACATAACCGCTGAAAAATTTAGGGAAGAAATCGATAAGATAGATTTCAGTTTGATTTCCGAAAACGCGAGAAGATTGTTGGAATTTCTGCGTCAAGGGAAAGATGTGTCTGAGCTGAGTTCAGATTTGAGGGAATATGCTTTCTCGGTCTTGGCGAGGATCCCGGAAGGAGATCCGGAGAAGATGTTCAACGATGTGAAGAGGAGATACTTAAGAAAGGTGATTGAAAAAGAATTGTTACAGATTGACAGTAAACTGACCTTTTGTCAGAGTCATGAAGAACGCGCTTATCTTTTGAAACGAAGGCTTGAACTGGTTTCCCAGATCAGATCACTGGGAGGTGAGCGGAATGGAACTTGA
- the rpoD gene encoding RNA polymerase sigma factor RpoD, protein MELEKEKTIEQEEKVLDVEEEKSVKTLSHEEIEKKIKNLIKLGKRKGFITYDDIDRAFPPDYDGFDSSLIERIYEELEKNKITIQDTEPETLEEIETEVEEIPGAEEEGPEVYDNVSLKDPIKMYLREIGKIPLLTPSQERELARRAQMGSERAKKKLIESNLRLVVSIAKRYIGRGLSFLDLIQEGNIGLLKAVEKFDWRKGYKFSTYATWWIRQAITRAIADQARTIRIPVHMVETINKLNRVSREYYQKYGEQPTVEELAKMMNKPVEKIEEVLQASRETVSLESPVGEDEDSVMGDFIADESIASPKKEAMRMLIREELEKVLKTLNPREAMVLKMRYGLLDGKAKTLEEVGQYFNVTRERIRQIEVKALRKLRHPSRSKYLKSLITLLDDHEK, encoded by the coding sequence ATGGAACTTGAAAAGGAAAAAACGATCGAGCAGGAAGAAAAAGTTTTAGATGTAGAAGAAGAAAAATCTGTGAAAACGCTCTCACACGAGGAAATCGAAAAGAAAATTAAAAATCTCATCAAGCTTGGAAAAAGAAAGGGTTTCATCACTTATGATGACATAGACAGGGCATTTCCACCAGATTACGATGGCTTCGATTCGTCGCTCATAGAGAGAATCTACGAAGAACTTGAGAAGAACAAAATAACCATACAGGACACTGAACCTGAGACCCTTGAGGAAATCGAGACCGAAGTAGAAGAAATTCCTGGTGCCGAAGAAGAAGGTCCCGAGGTATACGATAATGTCTCATTGAAAGACCCGATCAAAATGTATTTAAGGGAGATCGGTAAGATACCTTTGCTAACTCCTTCTCAAGAGAGGGAACTAGCAAGGAGAGCACAAATGGGTAGCGAAAGAGCAAAAAAGAAGTTGATCGAATCCAACTTGAGGCTCGTTGTTAGTATTGCCAAAAGGTACATAGGCCGAGGCTTGTCGTTCCTTGACCTCATTCAGGAAGGTAACATAGGTCTCTTGAAAGCCGTGGAAAAATTCGATTGGAGGAAGGGATACAAATTCAGCACTTACGCAACGTGGTGGATAAGGCAAGCCATCACGCGTGCCATAGCTGATCAAGCAAGAACTATCAGGATACCAGTACACATGGTGGAAACGATCAATAAACTGAACAGAGTCAGCAGAGAGTATTACCAAAAGTACGGTGAGCAACCCACGGTAGAGGAACTAGCCAAGATGATGAACAAACCTGTTGAAAAGATAGAAGAAGTACTTCAAGCATCTCGTGAAACGGTGTCATTGGAATCTCCTGTTGGAGAAGATGAAGACTCGGTTATGGGAGATTTCATAGCTGACGAGAGCATAGCGTCTCCTAAGAAAGAGGCTATGAGAATGCTTATAAGGGAAGAGCTGGAAAAAGTTTTGAAGACGCTTAACCCAAGAGAAGCCATGGTTCTGAAGATGAGATATGGATTGTTGGATGGCAAAGCTAAGACACTTGAGGAAGTTGGCCAATACTTCAATGTAACGAGGGAGAGGATCAGACAAATCGAAGTGAAGGCTCTCAGAAAGTTGAGGCATCCATCGCGGAGCAAGTATCTAAAATCTCTGATAACACTACTCGATGATCATGAAAAATAG
- a CDS encoding PhoH family protein, with protein MVIVLGQYDNRLRFLKKRFPVSIDVSDKRIVVAGNDESTVEIVENIISQVIAAARRGYALDWQEFEALVNLYTDAARGMELSHSPPLVGRIRPKTKGQTDYIEAMKKYDVVFVIGPAGTGKTYLAVAMALEYLKNGLVQRIVLTRPAVEAGEKLGFLPGDLVEKVDPYLRPIYDAILDMIPADKFYTYRQRGIVEIAPLAFMRGRTLNNCFIILDEAQNATHQQMKMFLTRIGFNSKAVITGDVTQVDIDRQQSGLIECEKILKGIEGIGFVYLSDADVVRHPVVKNIIKAYEEYERKKNGFNS; from the coding sequence ATGGTCATCGTGCTTGGCCAATATGATAACAGGTTGAGATTTTTGAAAAAGCGTTTTCCTGTGAGTATTGACGTCTCAGACAAGAGAATTGTTGTGGCTGGAAACGATGAATCAACAGTTGAAATTGTCGAGAACATTATATCTCAAGTGATTGCGGCTGCAAGAAGAGGTTATGCTCTTGATTGGCAGGAGTTTGAAGCACTCGTGAATTTGTACACAGATGCTGCGAGAGGAATGGAGCTTTCACATTCACCTCCACTCGTTGGGAGAATCCGCCCTAAAACCAAGGGACAAACTGATTACATCGAAGCTATGAAGAAATACGACGTTGTTTTCGTCATAGGACCTGCCGGAACTGGTAAGACCTATTTAGCTGTCGCCATGGCACTCGAGTATTTAAAAAATGGGTTGGTGCAAAGGATCGTTCTCACAAGACCAGCAGTTGAAGCGGGAGAAAAACTTGGATTCCTCCCCGGCGATCTTGTCGAAAAGGTTGACCCCTACTTAAGGCCAATTTACGATGCTATTTTAGACATGATACCTGCTGACAAATTCTACACTTACAGACAGAGAGGTATAGTCGAAATTGCTCCATTGGCATTCATGAGGGGCAGAACGCTCAATAATTGTTTCATAATTCTAGATGAAGCTCAAAATGCTACACATCAGCAAATGAAAATGTTCTTGACTCGAATCGGATTCAATTCCAAAGCAGTTATAACAGGCGATGTGACGCAGGTGGACATAGATAGACAGCAGTCTGGATTAATCGAATGTGAGAAAATACTGAAGGGTATAGAAGGTATAGGTTTCGTTTATCTCAGCGACGCTGATGTGGTTAGGCATCCAGTCGTCAAGAACATAATAAAGGCTTACGAAGAATACGAGAGGAAGAAAAATGGCTTTAACAGCTAG
- a CDS encoding HDIG domain-containing protein, which produces MALTARRSDKWYQTVVVLVTLLFMHIPNFRKPAEFLIEYVALVVLWLTLISPEFERKPFSLHKAYSVLVLGTVVAGSFLSKLLLSRFGPFSSPFFAPLLLLGLLTDRRMTVNVAIFFSILTFISSEFTPLAMASVLVTNLLTAVSSYGLSKRLQVIRPAFFATASNAVFLLINLLMDGGASTNRNLALAVFTPFLFSIVDLGLLPFIEYASLIYSNMDLVELGNMNHPLIKLLSLRAPGTYYHSTVVANLAEAAAERIGANPILARTAAYFHDVGKVKRPYFYTENIEDKNPHDELSPKLSRLIVLDHVKHGLELARRYRLPLLVQDAIPQHHGTRVQKYFYHKAKEMGESLSADEFRYLGPKPQFKEAGIIMLADAVEAAFRSLKNPSASRIKSVVEEIVSGIYNERELDESGLTLQDLEAIAEEFTRVLFNMFRSRIEYPKEEIKRVIVLAENSNSKQDKKKAIDQENSSNP; this is translated from the coding sequence ATGGCTTTAACAGCTAGAAGATCAGATAAATGGTATCAAACCGTAGTCGTATTGGTTACTCTGCTGTTCATGCATATCCCAAACTTTCGTAAGCCAGCAGAATTCTTGATAGAGTATGTAGCGCTGGTTGTACTTTGGTTGACTCTCATCTCACCAGAATTTGAGAGGAAACCTTTTTCTCTACATAAAGCTTATTCTGTACTTGTTTTGGGCACCGTAGTTGCTGGTTCATTTCTTTCTAAATTGCTTCTCAGTCGATTCGGGCCGTTTTCCTCACCGTTTTTTGCACCGCTTCTCTTGTTGGGCTTGCTCACAGACAGGAGAATGACTGTTAATGTGGCTATATTCTTTTCGATTCTGACGTTCATAAGCTCTGAATTCACACCCCTTGCCATGGCTTCGGTGCTGGTGACCAATTTGTTGACAGCTGTTTCTAGTTATGGTTTGAGTAAAAGGCTTCAAGTGATTAGACCTGCGTTTTTTGCGACTGCAAGCAATGCTGTTTTTCTTCTTATCAACCTGCTCATGGATGGAGGAGCATCTACGAATCGCAATCTTGCTTTGGCGGTTTTCACACCCTTTTTATTCTCCATAGTGGATCTAGGGTTACTACCGTTCATTGAATATGCAAGTTTAATATACTCAAATATGGATTTGGTGGAGCTTGGAAACATGAATCATCCATTGATCAAACTCCTCTCGCTTCGCGCTCCAGGTACATACTATCACTCAACAGTAGTCGCCAATTTGGCGGAGGCAGCCGCAGAAAGGATCGGTGCGAATCCTATCCTCGCGAGAACAGCTGCTTATTTTCATGATGTGGGAAAAGTGAAAAGGCCTTATTTTTATACTGAGAACATAGAGGACAAAAATCCTCACGATGAACTCAGTCCCAAACTGAGTCGCTTGATAGTTTTGGATCATGTCAAACACGGACTTGAATTGGCTCGTCGTTACAGGCTACCTTTGTTGGTACAAGATGCTATACCGCAGCATCATGGTACGCGTGTCCAAAAGTATTTCTATCACAAAGCGAAGGAAATGGGAGAAAGCCTCAGTGCTGATGAGTTCAGATATCTTGGTCCCAAACCTCAATTCAAGGAAGCAGGCATAATAATGCTTGCAGATGCTGTTGAAGCAGCTTTTAGGAGTTTGAAGAATCCCAGTGCAAGTCGTATAAAATCGGTTGTTGAAGAAATCGTTTCAGGTATTTATAATGAACGTGAGCTCGATGAATCAGGTTTAACGCTCCAAGATTTGGAAGCAATAGCCGAGGAATTCACCAGAGTCTTGTTCAACATGTTCAGATCTCGCATAGAGTATCCAAAAGAAGAGATAAAACGGGTGATCGTACTTGCTGAAAATTCGAATTCAAAACAGGACAAGAAGAAAGCTATCGATCAAGAGAATTCGAGCAATCCTTAG
- the ybeY gene encoding rRNA maturation RNase YbeY, protein MQNRTRRKLSIKRIRAILREIIKKEIGNVTVDIFFIGEKTMAKLNQTFRKIKGPTDVLTFVYKEELYGEIFICPTIVEKNATRFGCSFEEELLRTVVHAALHLAGFDHELDEKGSEEMFRKQEEYLREVERHDR, encoded by the coding sequence ATTCAAAACAGGACAAGAAGAAAGCTATCGATCAAGAGAATTCGAGCAATCCTTAGAGAGATCATAAAAAAAGAGATAGGTAACGTGACAGTTGATATCTTCTTCATTGGTGAGAAAACTATGGCCAAGTTGAATCAAACCTTCAGAAAAATTAAGGGACCAACCGATGTGCTCACTTTCGTTTATAAGGAAGAACTTTACGGGGAAATATTCATTTGCCCAACGATTGTCGAAAAGAACGCAACAAGATTTGGCTGTAGCTTTGAGGAGGAACTACTCAGAACCGTGGTTCACGCCGCTTTGCACTTAGCAGGTTTTGATCATGAGTTAGATGAGAAAGGATCAGAAGAGATGTTTCGAAAGCAAGAAGAATATCTCAGGGAGGTAGAGAGACATGATCGTTAG
- a CDS encoding DUF1015 family protein, with amino-acid sequence MIVRPFRALRPRKEFASKVAVKPYDVISSEEARRVVLANPLAFYKVTKPEVNFEKLVDSDSPEALETAKNNLQEYIEKGIFFLEDRECFYVYKQIAHDHVQTGLVATFSVKEYLESKIKRHELTRKDKEEERIKHIEYLRAQTGLVFLVYRSNEQLHNLLDLAMQVQPEYDFVDEDGVRQIIYVVSEPSLIKQIKQEFEKLTALYIADGHHRAAAAVKVAEKMSRQNPNHTGFEEYNYFAAAAFPHDQVKIYDYNRIIKDLNGLTEEQFLEAIQNSFIVEKASIQPYKPREKHEFGMFFSNGWYRLKVKNSVLSKVGSDPIASLDVSILQNEILDKILGIKDPRTDKRIDFIGGVHGLKVLEDYVKNKGWAVAFALYPTSVDEMMMVSDAGFIMPPKSTWFEPKLKCGLFVHLI; translated from the coding sequence ATGATCGTTAGACCTTTCAGGGCTTTAAGGCCGAGAAAAGAATTTGCAAGTAAAGTGGCTGTGAAACCATACGATGTAATAAGTTCTGAGGAAGCAAGGCGAGTTGTACTTGCGAATCCTTTGGCCTTTTACAAAGTTACCAAACCAGAAGTAAACTTTGAGAAACTTGTTGATTCAGATTCTCCCGAGGCCTTGGAAACAGCCAAGAACAATCTGCAAGAATATATAGAAAAGGGAATTTTTTTCCTAGAGGATAGAGAATGCTTCTATGTTTATAAGCAAATAGCACACGATCATGTGCAAACTGGTTTAGTGGCAACTTTTTCGGTGAAAGAATATCTTGAATCTAAAATAAAGAGGCATGAATTAACAAGAAAAGATAAAGAGGAAGAACGAATTAAGCACATCGAGTATCTGAGAGCCCAAACAGGGCTGGTCTTTTTGGTGTATCGATCTAACGAGCAGTTACACAATTTGCTTGACTTGGCGATGCAAGTTCAACCCGAATACGATTTTGTTGATGAAGATGGAGTGAGGCAAATCATCTACGTTGTGAGTGAACCATCACTCATAAAGCAAATCAAACAAGAGTTTGAAAAATTGACAGCTCTCTACATCGCGGATGGCCATCATAGAGCAGCTGCCGCTGTCAAAGTTGCAGAAAAAATGTCGCGTCAGAACCCAAACCACACAGGTTTCGAGGAATATAACTACTTTGCCGCAGCTGCATTTCCACACGATCAGGTCAAAATATACGATTACAACAGGATAATAAAAGATCTCAACGGTCTCACTGAAGAGCAATTCCTTGAGGCCATTCAAAATTCCTTCATTGTTGAGAAAGCTTCGATTCAACCGTATAAACCTAGGGAGAAGCATGAATTCGGTATGTTCTTTTCAAATGGTTGGTACAGGTTGAAGGTTAAAAACTCCGTACTGAGCAAAGTTGGTTCAGATCCGATTGCGAGCTTAGATGTTTCGATACTGCAGAATGAGATTTTGGATAAGATCTTGGGAATAAAAGATCCAAGAACAGATAAGAGGATAGATTTCATAGGAGGAGTTCATGGGCTAAAAGTGCTCGAAGATTATGTTAAAAACAAAGGTTGGGCCGTTGCATTCGCCCTTTATCCAACCTCGGTGGACGAAATGATGATGGTTTCCGATGCTGGTTTTATAATGCCGCCGAAATCGACTTGGTTCGAACCGAAACTGAAATGTGGTCTTTTTGTTCATTTGATTTGA
- a CDS encoding zinc metallopeptidase produces the protein MFFYDPTFLLLIPALILALWAQIKVSSAFSQYSRVKASVGLTGSQLAMRLLEIAGIYDVHIEAMPGHLTDHYDPRKKVVRLSSSTYASQSVAALGVVAHEIGHAIQDAQRNPLLVFRTILAPVASLGSSLAWILFIMGIIFALPGLWQFGIVLFSLAVLFSLITLPIEYDASRKALKLLRENLLMSEEELKGVRKVLSAAALTYVAATATAILQLLRMLLIAGAFTRRD, from the coding sequence GTGTTCTTCTATGATCCAACGTTCTTGTTACTCATACCTGCGTTGATACTCGCGTTGTGGGCTCAGATCAAAGTGAGTTCGGCTTTTTCACAATATTCAAGAGTCAAAGCCTCTGTAGGCTTGACTGGAAGTCAACTTGCGATGAGGTTGCTCGAAATAGCAGGAATTTACGATGTTCACATTGAGGCCATGCCCGGTCACCTGACAGACCATTACGATCCAAGGAAAAAGGTCGTAAGGTTATCCTCCTCAACATATGCGAGCCAGTCGGTTGCGGCCCTCGGCGTCGTCGCACACGAAATAGGGCATGCTATACAAGATGCACAGAGAAATCCTTTGCTGGTTTTCAGAACGATTCTAGCACCGGTCGCAAGCCTTGGTTCTTCATTGGCCTGGATACTCTTCATCATGGGTATCATATTTGCGCTACCTGGGCTGTGGCAGTTTGGAATAGTCTTATTTTCACTGGCTGTGCTCTTCAGTTTGATCACGCTGCCTATCGAATACGATGCCAGTAGGAAAGCTCTCAAGCTGTTGAGAGAGAACTTACTGATGTCTGAGGAAGAATTGAAAGGGGTAAGAAAAGTTCTCTCCGCCGCTGCCTTGACATATGTTGCTGCTACAGCAACAGCGATTCTACAACTTTTGAGAATGTTGCTCATCGCTGGCGCTTTCACTAGAAGAGATTGA
- a CDS encoding DMT family transporter: MGRAKAILVLLSITVAWGLTFPVQKVALIGSNPFFYNFLRFALASALTFFILRGKPRWKEGLILGLFLGIGYATQTSGLKLTSSTKSGFITSLYIPFVPVFSLLIERVKPSRLQMISFCLSIIGLYLLSSPSNDPFNLGDLLTLFCAIAFAIQIVLVTHYTNRKEYEESTLLLPQLLLTALFNLLLSPLGGSFGFKVSYVIALLFTSIVATVIALWAQLKFQACVGSNSAALIYTAEPVFASLFAFFLISEKVTTTQFLGMIVLVVASVLGNMKMKRR, translated from the coding sequence ATGGGAAGAGCTAAAGCCATCTTGGTGCTACTCTCTATCACTGTAGCCTGGGGTTTGACGTTTCCAGTTCAGAAAGTAGCGTTGATTGGATCGAATCCTTTTTTTTATAACTTCTTGAGATTTGCTCTCGCAAGTGCGCTCACCTTTTTTATCCTCAGGGGAAAACCACGTTGGAAAGAAGGGTTAATCCTAGGACTTTTTTTGGGTATAGGTTATGCCACACAAACCAGTGGGTTGAAGTTGACTAGTTCAACTAAGAGTGGATTCATTACGTCTTTGTACATACCGTTTGTGCCGGTTTTTTCCTTGTTGATTGAGAGGGTTAAACCCTCGCGACTTCAAATGATTTCTTTTTGCTTGTCCATAATAGGACTTTATCTTCTAAGCAGCCCTTCAAATGATCCCTTCAATTTAGGCGATCTTTTGACTCTGTTTTGCGCGATAGCTTTTGCGATTCAAATTGTCCTCGTTACCCACTACACGAATCGGAAGGAATATGAAGAATCCACTCTGCTATTGCCACAACTGTTATTGACGGCTCTTTTTAACTTGTTGTTATCTCCACTTGGAGGTTCGTTTGGATTCAAAGTAAGCTATGTCATAGCTCTTCTCTTCACCTCAATCGTTGCAACGGTGATCGCACTGTGGGCTCAGCTGAAATTTCAAGCTTGCGTTGGTTCAAATTCTGCGGCGCTCATCTACACAGCCGAGCCGGTATTTGCTTCTCTGTTCGCCTTCTTTTTGATTTCAGAGAAGGTCACAACGACACAGTTTTTAGGCATGATCGTTCTTGTTGTAGCATCTGTTTTAGGAAATATGAAAATGAAAAGGAGGTGA
- a CDS encoding nitroreductase family protein: MSIIYLRRSVRKYQPKDVGEELVIELLKAAMHAPSAGNEQPWHFVVIKSQDKRQKIAEIHPYARMVLQASVAILVCGDLSLEKYKGFWVQDCSAATLNILLRAAELGLGSVWCGIYPDEARVRAFKELFGLPENVIPFSLVPVGYPAEVPKPVDRFKPERIHFETW, encoded by the coding sequence GTGAGCATTATTTATCTGAGAAGAAGCGTTAGAAAATATCAACCGAAAGATGTGGGTGAAGAACTTGTGATTGAGCTTTTGAAAGCAGCCATGCATGCACCTTCTGCTGGTAATGAGCAACCATGGCACTTTGTTGTGATCAAATCTCAGGACAAAAGACAAAAAATAGCTGAGATCCACCCGTACGCCCGAATGGTTTTGCAAGCATCTGTGGCAATTCTAGTCTGTGGTGATTTGAGCCTTGAGAAGTACAAAGGTTTTTGGGTTCAAGATTGTTCAGCAGCTACACTCAATATTTTGCTCAGAGCGGCAGAGCTGGGATTGGGTTCTGTGTGGTGTGGTATCTACCCGGATGAAGCGCGCGTTAGAGCCTTCAAAGAACTTTTCGGTTTACCTGAGAACGTTATACCTTTCTCTCTCGTTCCTGTAGGTTACCCCGCGGAGGTGCCAAAACCGGTTGATCGTTTCAAGCCAGAGAGAATTCATTTCGAAACGTGGTGA
- a CDS encoding pseudouridine-5'-phosphate glycosidase codes for MSEKVLALESTVIAHGLPKPLNVQIAQLLEEIAKEKGCEAKTVAIIAGNVKVGLTKEEIVQLGLRDDVMKVGVAEIPIAVVKKAWAATTVSATMRIASMHGIEIFATGGIGGVHDTKEWDVSQDLIELARTRMIVVCAGPKSVLNLRATVEMLETLQVTILGYKTDKLPAFFVRQTDIPVQRVDSVSEIAEIYLTKCRLNLSGSVLVLNPIPLDHEISDREFAEWEKVAKEELKRARIEGKMVTPFLLSKLAEVSNGKTVRSNIELLKNNVSLACEIVSELSQRESRSKC; via the coding sequence ATGAGCGAGAAGGTTCTTGCACTCGAATCGACGGTCATAGCACATGGCCTTCCCAAGCCTTTGAACGTTCAGATAGCACAATTACTGGAGGAAATAGCAAAAGAAAAGGGGTGTGAAGCGAAGACTGTTGCAATAATAGCTGGCAATGTGAAAGTAGGGTTGACCAAGGAAGAAATAGTTCAACTGGGCCTTAGAGATGACGTCATGAAAGTTGGTGTTGCAGAGATCCCAATAGCTGTAGTAAAGAAGGCGTGGGCAGCCACTACGGTTAGTGCCACGATGCGCATTGCCTCGATGCACGGTATAGAGATCTTTGCTACTGGTGGGATCGGTGGTGTGCATGATACGAAAGAGTGGGATGTTTCCCAGGATTTGATAGAGCTTGCAAGAACCCGTATGATCGTTGTCTGTGCTGGTCCAAAGTCAGTGCTCAATCTTAGAGCAACCGTTGAAATGCTCGAAACTCTGCAAGTCACGATTCTGGGTTACAAAACTGACAAATTACCAGCCTTCTTCGTTCGCCAAACTGATATACCCGTTCAAAGGGTGGATAGTGTTTCGGAAATAGCCGAGATTTACCTTACCAAATGTAGGCTGAACTTATCTGGTTCTGTTTTGGTCCTCAATCCCATCCCTTTGGATCATGAAATAAGTGATAGGGAATTCGCTGAGTGGGAGAAAGTTGCCAAGGAAGAACTTAAGAGAGCAAGAATCGAGGGTAAAATGGTAACCCCATTTTTGTTATCAAAGCTCGCCGAAGTTTCTAATGGGAAAACGGTGAGAAGCAACATCGAGCTTTTGAAAAACAACGTCTCGCTAGCTTGTGAGATCGTCAGTGAACTTTCGCAACGTGAAAGTAGAAGCAAATGTTAG